Proteins from a genomic interval of Dendropsophus ebraccatus isolate aDenEbr1 chromosome 6, aDenEbr1.pat, whole genome shotgun sequence:
- the LOC138794566 gene encoding zinc finger protein 585B-like: protein MEKNRSEISKRILHVTLEIIRLLTGEDYTIVKTWGEGVAFPQESGGWSRAWGPITEPPSLIHEQKILELTHRMTELLTGEVPIRCQDVAVYFSMEEWEYVEGHKDLYRGEQPLMMEDQPPGLTAQDGGSDRNPPERCPRPLYSQDCPEGNVPADNQQGGDQVTNIKVEDEAEEERMRGDPKCMSEVKEEMPGAAIPGNPSKDPEGSVMVSRNCTEEDEGVLLHSSVSSHLGPDRTRLSYPPPQLEEPSPHPSHMVTTGRGLSYHPAQLEKSSPHPSHMVTTGTGLCYPPPQLEDPPLYPSHMVTTSSGSEGEKMFQWDGCGIEFTKTSPLFIHRQIQAGEKQKISSFSAGGGTESSDLVIPVKIHIGEKPYMCSECGKSFSKKSDLFTHVRIHTGERPYACSECGKCFTSKASLTIHERVHTGEKPYSCSECKKCFADKSSLAKHKRIHTGERPHSCLECGKAFITKYKLRDHQKIHTRVKPYSCSECGKGFLQRSSVIKHQRVHTEGKPFSCSQCGKSFINKSSFDKHKRSHTDLPYPTPQLEEPSHPSHMVTTGTGLSYPPPKLEEPSHQSHIVTTGTGLSYPPQLEEPSPHPSHMVTTGTGLSYSPPQLEKPSPCPSHIITTGTGLSYPPKLEEPSTPPSHIVTTGTGLSYPPQLQEPSHPSHIVTTGRGLSYPPPQLEEPSPHPSHMVTTGGGLSYPHPSHMVIAGIGLSYPQLEEPSPCPSHIVTTERVLSYPPKLKEPPHPSHMVTTVTGLSYPQLEEPSHPSHIVTTGRGLSYRQLEEPSSHPSHIVTSSVHSEKEEMFQWEGCGIEFTKTSPLFTHRQIQAGGDSKFCSFSAGGGTETSDLVMQVKNHIEKPYMCSECGKSLREKSEFFRHMRIHTGEKPYSCSECGKCFADKAKLIIHERVHTGEKPYSCSECEKCFADKSSLAKHKRIHTGERPHTCPECGKAFITKYKLRDHQKIHTGERPYSCSECGKGFLERRLVIKHQRVHTGVKPFSCSQCGKCFIDKPSLDRHRRSHTGERPYSCSECAKCFATSSTLNAHQRLHIGKKPFSCSECEKCFMSNADLVRHMTSHTGEKPYPCSECGKCFTGKSNLVTHERIHTGEKPYTCPECGKCFADQSRLNRHKKSHSGEKPHACLECKKCFSNKSDVRRHQRVHTGEKPYSCTECGKCFSNASYFIKHKRTHTEKKSYLCSECGKCFTTKQKLRDHQKIHTAEEPL, encoded by the exons ATGGAGAAGAACAGGAGtgagatcagtaagagaatattacacgtcaccttggagatcatccgcctgctgaccggagag gattacacaatagtgaagacatggggggagggtgtggccttcccccaggagtcaggagggtGGAGCAGGGCCtggggccccatcacggagcctccatcactgatacatgagcagaagatcctagaactcacccacaggatgactgagctgctgactggagag gttcctataaggtgtcaggatgtggccgtctatttctccatggaggagtgggagtatgtagaaggacacaaggatctgtaccggggggagcagccgctcatgatggaggatcagccgcccggcctcacagcacaag atggaggcagtgacaggaatccaccagagaggtgtccccgtcctctgtattcccaggactgtccagagggaaatgtcccagcagacaatcagcag gggggagatcaggtgactaatattaaagtggaggatgaagcagaagaagagaggatgaggggcgatcccaaatgtatgagtgaggtgaaggaggagatgccgggagctgctataccag GGAATCCCAGCAAGGACCCTGAGGGAAGCGTCATGGTGTCAAGGAATTGTACTGAGGAAGATGAAGGTGTCCTGCTGCACTCCTCCGTATCCAGCCATCTAGGACCGGACAGGACACGGCTGTCATATCCTCCTCCTCAGCTGGAGGAACCTTCTCCTCACCCGTCACACATGGTCACCACGGGGAGAGGTCTATCATATCATCCTGCTCAGCTGGAGAAATCTTCTCCTCACCCATCACACATGGTCACCACAGGGACCGGGCTATGCTATCCTCCTCCTCAGTTGGAGGACCCTCCTCTTTACCCATCACACATGGTCACCACAAGTTCCGGTTCAGAAGGGGAGAAGATGTTTCAGTGGGATGGATGTGGTATAGAATTTACAAAAACTTCCCCTCTTTTTATACACAGACAAATACAGGCAGGGGAGAAACAAAAAATCTCTTCATTCAGTGCTGGAGGCGGCACAGAGTCTTCAGATCTTGTTATTCCGGTTAAAATTCACATAGGAGAGAAGCCGTAtatgtgttcagaatgtgggaaaagttttagcAAAAAGTCAGACCTTTTTACACATGTGCGaatacacacaggagagaggccatatgcatgttcagaatgtgggaaatgctttactaGTAAAGCAAGCCTTACTATACATGAGAgagttcacacaggagagaagccatattcatgttcagaatgtaagaAATGTTTTGCAGATAAATCAAGTCTTGCTAAACATAagcgaattcacacaggagaaaggCCACATTCATGTCTAGAATGTGGGAAAGCTTTTATTACTAAATACAAACTTAGGGATCATCAGAAAATTCACACTAGAGTTAAGCCatattcatgctcagaatgtgggaaaggtttttTACAGCGATCAAGTGTTATTAAACATCAGCGAGTTCACACAGAAGGAAAACCATTTTCATGCTCGCAATGTGGAAAATCCTTTATAAACAAATCAAGTTTTGATAAACATAAGAGAAGTCACACAGATCTACCatatcctacacctcagctggaGGAACCTTCTCACCCATCACACATGGTCACCACAGGAACCGGGCTGTCTTATCCTCCTCCTAAGCTGGAGGAACCTTCTCACCAATCACACATTGTTACCACAGGGACCGGGCTATCATATCCTCCTCAGCTGGAGGAACCTTCTCCTCACCCATCACACATGGTCACCACAGGGACAGGTCTATCCTATTCTCCTCCTCAGCTGGAGAAACCTTCTCCTTGCCCATCACACATCATTACCACAGGGACAGGTCTATCCTATCCTCCTAAGCTAGAAGAACCTTCTACTCCCCCATCACATATTGTTACCACAGGGACCGGGCTATCATATCCTCCTCAGCTGCAGGAACCTTCTCACCCATCACACATTGTCACCACAGGGAGAGGTCTATCCTATCCTCCTCCTCAGCTGGAGGAACCTTCTCCTCACCCATCACACATGGTCACCACAGGGGGAGGGCTATCCTATCCTCACCCATCACACATGGTCATCGCAGGGATCGGGCTATCATATCCTCAGCTGGAGGAACCTTCTCCTTGCCCATCACACATTGTCACCACAGAGAGAGTTCTATCCTATCCTCCTAAGCTGAAGGAACCTCCTCACCCATCACACATGGTCACCACAGTGACCGGGCTATCATATCCTCAGCTGGAGGAACCTTCTCACCCATCACACATTGTCACCACAGGGAGAGGTCTATCCTATCGTCAGCTGGAGGAACCTTCCTCTCACCCATCACACATTGTCACCTCAAGTGTCCACTCAGAAAAGGAGGAGATGTTTCAGTGGGAAGGATGTGGTATAGAATTTACAAAAACTTCCCCTCTTTTTACACACAGACAAATACAGGCAGGGGGAGATTCGAAATTCTGTTCATTCAGTGCTGGAGGCGGCACAGAGACTTCAGATCTTGTAATGCAGGTTAAAAATCACATAGAGAAGCCGTAtatgtgttcagaatgtgggaaaagtttgaGGGAAAAATCTGAGTTTTTTAGACATATGCGaatacacacaggagagaagccgtattcatgttcagaatgtgggaaatgctttgcTGATAAAGCAAAGCTTATTATACACGAGAgagttcacacaggagagaagccatattcatgttcagaatgtgagaaatgttttgcaGATAAATCAAGCCTTGCTAAACATAagcgaattcacacaggagaaaggCCACAtacatgtccagaatgtgggaaagctTTTATTACTAAATACAAACTTAGGGAtcatcagaaaattcacacaggagagaggccgtattcatgctcagaatgtgggaaaggtttttTGGAGAGAAGACTTGTTATTAAACATCAGCGAGTTCACACAGGAGTgaaaccattttcatgctcaCAGTGTGGAAAATGCTTTATAGACAAGCCAAGTCTCGATAGACATAGGAGAAGTCATACAGGGGAGAggccgtattcatgttcagaatgtgctAAATGTTTTGCTACAAGTAGTACACTGAACGCCCATCAGCGTCTTCACATAGGAAAGAaaccgttttcatgttcagaatgtgagaaatgttttatgaGTAATGCAGACCTTGTTAGACATATGACAAGTCACACTGGGGAAAAACCatatccatgttcagaatgtggaaaatgttttacaggTAAATCAAATCTTGTAacacatgagagaattcacactggagagaagccatatacatgtccagaatgtgggaaatgttttgcagaCCAATCAAGGCTCAATAGACATAAGAAAAGTCACTCGGGGGAGAAACCGCATGCCTGTTTAGAATGCAAAAAGTGTTTTTCAAATAAATCAGATGTGCGTAGACATCAGAgagttcacacaggagagaagccatattcttgtaccgaatgtgggaaatgtttttcaaatGCATCTTACTTTATTAAACATAAGAGAACTCACACAGAGAAGAAGTCgtatttatgttcagaatgtggaaaatgttttactactAAACAAAAACTTAGAGAtcatcagaaaattcacacagcGGAGGAGCCATTATAA